A section of the Humulus lupulus chromosome 2, drHumLupu1.1, whole genome shotgun sequence genome encodes:
- the LOC133817716 gene encoding uncharacterized protein LOC133817716 encodes MILDKGSMQSNLECFLHCTTPVVQSQFLPKTEIRNLNSLWHPWEREKVEYFTLADLWSCYDEWSAYGAGVPIALDQEETLVQYYVPYLSAIQIFTSNSSINSFREEAEAGECETRDSYSDSLSDDSESDKLWRWDGCSSEEGGFEQENNAFHLNDRLGHRYFQYFERSTPYGRVPLMDKINGLAQRYPGLMSLRSVDLSPASWMAVAWYPIYHIPMGRTIKDLSTCFLTYHTLSSSFQDMDVEDDMDESNAGMGKRKEGDGISLPPFGLATYKMQGNVWVSGKCGRDQERLLSLLSVADSWLKQLRVQHHDFNYFTGIIRR; translated from the exons atGATTTTGGATAAAGGGTCAATGCAATCAAACCTTGAATGTTTCCTCCATTGCACAACACCGGTGGTTCAATCTCAATTTCTACCAAAG actGAGATTCGCAACCTGAATAGTCTATGGCATCCATGGGAAAGAGAAAAGGTCGAGTATTTCACATTGGCTGATCTTTGGAGTTGTTATGATGAATGGAGTGCATATGGCGCCGGTGTTCCGATTGCCTTGGATCAAGAAGAGACGCTTGTTCAGTACTATGTCCCTTACCTCTCTGCTATTCAAATTTTCACAAGCAATTCTTCCATTAACAGTTTCAG AGAAGAGGCAGAAGCGGGTGAGTGTGAAACAAGGGATTCTTATAGCGATTCACTTAGCGATGATAGTGAGAGCGATAAGTTATGGAGATGGGATGGGTGTTCTTCAGAAGAAGGAGGGTTTGAGCAAGAGAACAATGCTTTTCATCTAAATGATAGATTGGGTCATCGTTATTTTCAATACTTTGAGAGATCAACTCCTTATGGAAGAGTCCCTCTAATGGATAAG ATCAATGGATTGGCTCAAAGATACCCTGGTTTGATGTCACTTAGGAGTGTTGATCTTTCACCAGCTAGCTGGATGGCAGTTGCATG GTACCCAATATACCATATTCCAATGGGTAGGACCATTAAGGACCTGTCTACTTGCTTCCTCACATATCACACTCTCTCATCTTCTTTCCAAG ACATGGATGTTGAAGATGACATGGATGAAAGCAATGCGGGGATGGGGAAGAGAAAGGAAGGAGATGGGATCTCTCTACCACCATTTGGGTTGGCCACTTATAAGATGCAAGGCAATGTGTGGGTCTCGGGCAAGTGTGGCCGGGACCAAGAGAGGCTTTTGTCGCTATTGAGCGTGGCCGATTCATGGCTAAAGCAACTTCGGGTCCAGCATCATGACTTCAATTACTTCACTGGGATTATTCGCCGATAG